Proteins from one Nitrospira sp. genomic window:
- a CDS encoding IscS subfamily cysteine desulfurase: protein MKLPIFLDNHSTSPMDPRVLEAMLPYFIEKFGNAASRNHAFGWAAEEAVENARKQIAKLIKADSKEIVFTSGATESDNLAIKGVLEMYKEKGDHIITSSTEHRAVIDTAKALEAKGKATATYLPVDKFGMVNPEDVRKAITDKTVLISVMLANNEIGTINPVKEIGKIAKGKGVLFHCDATQGVGKIPVDVQDMGIDLMSFSAHKIYGPKGVGALYVRKKNPRVRIAAQMDGGGHERGMRSGTLPVPMIVGFGKACELCEQEMATESVRLAAMRDRLQAGIMKEIDEAYLNGHPTQRLPHNLNISFAYVEGESLLMGMKDIALSSGSACTSATLEPSYVLRALGVGVELAHSSIRFGLGRFNTDEEIDYTIKKVIEIVTKLREMSPLYEMAKEGVDLKSVQWAAH, encoded by the coding sequence ATGAAGCTCCCTATTTTCCTGGATAATCATTCAACCTCCCCGATGGATCCCCGGGTGCTGGAGGCCATGCTGCCCTACTTCATCGAGAAGTTCGGCAACGCCGCCAGCCGCAACCATGCCTTCGGCTGGGCGGCAGAAGAAGCGGTTGAAAATGCCCGCAAGCAGATCGCGAAGCTGATTAAGGCTGATTCCAAGGAAATCGTCTTCACCAGCGGCGCGACTGAATCGGACAATCTGGCGATCAAGGGCGTGCTGGAGATGTACAAGGAGAAGGGCGATCATATCATCACCTCCTCGACCGAACACCGCGCAGTCATCGACACCGCCAAGGCCCTCGAAGCGAAGGGCAAAGCGACGGCGACCTATCTCCCGGTGGATAAATTCGGCATGGTGAATCCGGAAGATGTGCGGAAGGCGATCACGGACAAGACGGTCCTGATTTCCGTGATGCTCGCCAACAATGAAATCGGCACGATTAACCCGGTGAAGGAAATCGGCAAGATCGCCAAGGGAAAGGGCGTGCTCTTCCATTGCGATGCGACGCAAGGCGTCGGCAAAATCCCGGTCGATGTGCAGGATATGGGGATCGACCTGATGTCGTTCTCGGCCCATAAGATCTATGGCCCGAAAGGTGTCGGCGCCCTCTATGTCCGAAAGAAGAACCCCCGCGTGCGGATCGCCGCGCAAATGGACGGCGGCGGACACGAGCGCGGCATGCGCTCCGGCACTCTGCCGGTGCCGATGATCGTCGGATTCGGCAAAGCCTGCGAATTGTGCGAGCAGGAAATGGCCACGGAATCGGTACGTCTGGCTGCGATGCGCGATCGCCTGCAGGCCGGCATCATGAAAGAGATTGACGAAGCCTATCTCAACGGCCATCCGACTCAGCGCTTGCCGCATAACCTGAATATTTCCTTCGCCTACGTCGAAGGCGAATCGCTCCTGATGGGCATGAAGGACATCGCGCTCTCGTCCGGCTCGGCCTGCACCTCGGCGACGCTGGAACCGTCCTACGTCCTGCGGGCTTTGGGCGTCGGCGTGGAACTCGCCCACTCGTCCATCCGCTTCGGCCTTGGCCGCTTCAATACGGATGAAGAGATTGACTACACGATCAAGAAGGTTATTGAGATCGTCACGAAGCTGCGTGAAATGTCTCCATTGTACGAAATGGCCAAAGAAGGGGTCGATTTGAAATCCGTTCAGTGGGCGGCCCACTGA
- a CDS encoding Rrf2 family transcriptional regulator produces the protein MLKISKKADYALMALQHIASVQFGDVTPGRVVNTKEIAEEYHIPLELLAKVLQTLAKNGLIESHNGPKGGYVLARSTRQITIAQILEGIEGPLGITDCSHEKEGELCLQREHCNIRTPLLKVQDSIYQLLNNMTLQDMMGGTPLITIQSPTAQGVAQ, from the coding sequence ATGTTGAAGATTTCAAAAAAAGCTGACTACGCCCTCATGGCCCTCCAGCACATCGCCTCGGTGCAATTCGGTGACGTGACTCCGGGCCGGGTTGTAAATACGAAAGAAATCGCAGAAGAGTACCACATCCCGCTCGAACTCTTAGCAAAGGTGCTTCAGACCTTGGCGAAGAACGGGCTGATCGAAAGCCATAACGGTCCCAAGGGCGGTTACGTCCTGGCCCGCAGCACCAGACAGATTACGATCGCGCAGATTCTCGAAGGTATCGAAGGGCCGCTGGGCATTACGGATTGCTCGCATGAAAAAGAAGGCGAACTCTGCCTCCAGCGCGAGCACTGCAACATCCGCACACCGCTGCTCAAGGTACAAGACAGCATTTATCAGCTTCTCAACAATATGACGTTGCAAGACATGATGGGCGGAACACCTCTCATCACGATTCAGTCTCCCACGGCACAAGGAGTCGCACAATGA
- a CDS encoding 2Fe-2S iron-sulfur cluster-binding protein, translating into MGGTNPYIEKTEYELPRSSYTITYIEPDGTVTKVAVDPAKIPYGPTGLPGSILDIAMANGVDLEHVCGGVCACSTCHVIVKQGLESCSEGTDDEFDQLDEAPITTLQSRLGCQCVPNGTKDIVVEIPAVNKNLVREGH; encoded by the coding sequence ATGGGAGGCACCAACCCTTATATCGAAAAGACGGAATATGAGCTTCCCCGATCCTCCTATACCATTACGTATATCGAGCCGGACGGCACCGTGACCAAGGTCGCCGTTGATCCGGCAAAGATTCCCTATGGCCCAACCGGATTGCCGGGAAGCATTCTTGACATAGCGATGGCCAACGGGGTGGATCTGGAGCATGTGTGTGGGGGGGTCTGTGCCTGCTCGACCTGCCATGTGATCGTCAAGCAAGGGCTTGAGAGCTGCAGCGAAGGGACTGACGATGAATTCGATCAGCTAGACGAGGCTCCGATTACGACATTGCAGTCTCGACTCGGTTGCCAATGTGTGCCGAACGGCACAAAGGACATCGTGGTGGAGATTCCCGCCGTGAACAAGAATCTCGTCAGGGAAGGGCACTAA
- a CDS encoding FAD-dependent oxidoreductase produces the protein MAELTQPAVVLSTLDLTPHVRQLVLRPLQQKIVFQPGQWVSVKLPVGAKPPLNRAYSMADPSSPYGELTLVFDRIPEGIGSNYLYQLKSGDEIPLSGPYGNFVLPMPLDRELLFIARYTGLVPIRCLLKQLVAAHAITSVLLIAVAPSEDELLFHQELLTMAVHSPSFRYLPLVAPGGEAEAVAQTAAMLRPLVEGQPKVIPMISGTKGFVRPLRAALMEYGYDRKDVKTETFD, from the coding sequence ATGGCAGAACTTACCCAACCAGCCGTCGTGCTCTCCACGCTCGATCTCACACCCCATGTGCGGCAACTGGTCCTTCGCCCGCTCCAGCAGAAGATTGTGTTTCAGCCGGGACAATGGGTCTCGGTCAAGTTGCCGGTTGGAGCCAAGCCCCCGCTCAATCGCGCCTACTCAATGGCCGATCCTTCTTCTCCCTACGGTGAGTTGACGCTGGTGTTTGACCGCATCCCTGAGGGGATTGGCTCGAATTACCTCTATCAGCTGAAATCCGGCGATGAAATTCCGCTCTCAGGCCCTTATGGGAACTTTGTGCTGCCGATGCCCCTGGATCGGGAACTGCTCTTCATCGCCCGCTATACCGGTCTCGTCCCGATTCGCTGCCTCCTGAAACAACTGGTCGCAGCCCACGCGATCACCTCAGTGCTCCTCATCGCAGTGGCGCCGTCGGAGGACGAGCTGTTGTTTCATCAGGAATTGCTCACCATGGCCGTTCATTCCCCTTCCTTCCGCTACTTGCCCCTAGTCGCACCGGGCGGAGAAGCAGAGGCGGTCGCGCAAACAGCGGCGATGTTGCGCCCCCTCGTGGAAGGACAACCGAAAGTCATCCCGATGATCAGCGGCACCAAGGGATTTGTCCGGCCCTTACGCGCGGCGTTGATGGAATACGGATACGACCGGAAGGACGTGAAGACAGAAACCTTCGATTAG
- the gltX gene encoding glutamate--tRNA ligase: MTQVRVRFAPSPTGFLHIGGVRTALFNWLYARQQNGIFVLRIEDTDQDRSTDESIQAIIEGMKWVGLDWDEGPFRQTERMELYRSHALALLDKGQAYWCVCKAEELEARRKEAEAKGLSPRYDGRCRTLGVTNPSGDAALRFKAPQEGQIVVDDLIKGKITFDNSAADDLIILRSNGYPTYNFSVVVDDALMNITHVIRGDDHLTNTPRQIPIFQALGFPVPQFGHLPMILGSDKSRLSKRHGATSIMAYKDMGYLPEAMVNYLVRLGWSHGDQELFTRQELIEKFSWKNVQSSPAVFNPEKLLWINAEYIKTTSPSQVAQALVPLLEQAGLQEQVKAVSPEWLAQLVVLVKERAKTLVEMVDWVRPYFGESVLLEEEAAKKFLTPAIAPVLGKLIARFEDFPAFSKQVWEESFKKFAEEEGLKMGQIAQPVRVALTGRTASPGLFEVMEVLGRDRTLLRLRRGLERATAS; the protein is encoded by the coding sequence ATGACTCAAGTACGTGTCCGCTTCGCACCCAGTCCGACCGGGTTCCTTCATATCGGGGGAGTCCGGACTGCGCTATTCAATTGGCTCTATGCGCGCCAACAAAACGGGATCTTTGTCCTGCGGATTGAAGACACGGACCAGGATCGTTCGACTGACGAGTCTATTCAGGCCATCATCGAAGGCATGAAATGGGTGGGGCTGGATTGGGACGAAGGACCGTTTCGTCAAACTGAGCGCATGGAGCTGTATCGCAGCCATGCCCTGGCGCTGCTGGACAAAGGCCAGGCCTACTGGTGTGTGTGCAAGGCTGAGGAACTGGAAGCCCGCCGCAAAGAAGCCGAGGCGAAAGGGCTGTCGCCTCGATACGACGGGCGCTGCCGGACTCTCGGGGTTACAAATCCCTCGGGCGATGCCGCGTTGCGATTCAAGGCCCCGCAAGAAGGTCAGATCGTGGTTGATGATTTGATCAAAGGGAAGATCACGTTTGACAATAGTGCGGCAGACGATCTGATCATCCTCCGCTCAAACGGGTATCCGACCTACAATTTCTCCGTCGTGGTCGACGATGCGCTCATGAACATCACCCACGTTATTCGTGGGGATGACCATTTGACCAACACACCACGCCAAATTCCAATCTTTCAGGCGTTGGGGTTTCCAGTCCCGCAATTCGGCCACCTGCCGATGATTCTGGGGTCGGACAAATCCCGGCTTTCCAAACGGCACGGGGCCACGTCGATCATGGCCTACAAAGACATGGGCTACCTGCCCGAGGCGATGGTGAACTATCTGGTCCGGCTGGGCTGGTCGCACGGGGATCAGGAACTGTTTACCCGGCAGGAACTCATCGAAAAGTTTTCCTGGAAGAACGTCCAGTCCTCCCCGGCCGTGTTCAATCCCGAGAAACTGCTCTGGATCAACGCCGAATACATCAAGACGACCTCGCCGAGCCAGGTGGCGCAGGCACTCGTTCCGCTGTTAGAGCAGGCCGGTCTGCAGGAACAGGTCAAGGCGGTGTCGCCCGAGTGGTTGGCTCAGCTGGTGGTCCTGGTGAAGGAACGGGCGAAGACCCTGGTTGAGATGGTGGACTGGGTGCGGCCGTACTTCGGCGAGTCGGTCCTCCTCGAAGAGGAAGCCGCCAAGAAATTTCTCACGCCGGCCATCGCGCCGGTGCTCGGTAAGCTGATCGCACGGTTCGAGGACTTTCCCGCGTTTTCGAAACAGGTATGGGAAGAGTCGTTCAAGAAGTTCGCGGAAGAAGAAGGCCTCAAAATGGGCCAGATCGCTCAGCCAGTGCGTGTCGCCTTGACCGGCAGGACCGCCAGCCCTGGGCTGTTTGAGGTCATGGAGGTCCTGGGGCGAGACCGGACGCTCCTCCGTCTCCGGCGAGGACTTGAACGAGCCACAGCTTCATAA